In Aquimarina sp. TRL1, a single window of DNA contains:
- a CDS encoding type I polyketide synthase, with protein sequence MNSHKIIAITPFEYPCSDFLIALLETTAFPILHLGYNKKIAEEAISSIIRKTTKPFGVCMTKNGVIDLSLPEQVTLVISDTMTAIDNYENKKVFIQANSAQEGIEIAKKKAVDGLIIKGNESGGFVGDTSAFIMFQQLINTIEKPIWIQGGIGMHTAPAFILSGARGVVLDSQLALFSKGRLSDETKKILEKPDGITTKIIEGNRVLVRPDSPAISSGSIRSYLGALNHKEGYISLGQDASFAKGFKERFRSLKKMIFGLEEAIHAHIKQVKSESVLKEGNPLAKDLAIRFPIAQGPMTRVSDTPEFANSVATAGGIPFIALSLVKGEKAKTMISETKELLGNKTWGVGILGFAPAEVREEQLSYIKEAKPPVVLIAGGRPSQAKPLEAIGIKTFLHVPSTSLLDMYLKEGARGFVFEGRECGGHVGPLSSLVLWERQVERLLQEDNLEDIRILFAGGIHDARSAAMVSTIAAPLAFKGAKIGVLMGTSYLFTQEAVESGAILPQFQHQAIEKSETTLLETAPGHETRCLKTPYVDFFTHEKRNYISKGTDKKEIWAELEQLNVGRLRIASKGIERKGSILEKVSDAEQLQTGMYMIGDVAALRDKVTTMDQLHKEITEGSIEMIHKASVPAYPQRHKKSLDVAIVGMSCIFPGAKNLDEYWTNIVTGKNCVTEVPDDRWNKDIYYNNDSVACDKSDSKWGGFIPEIDFDPMEFGIPPQSLASIDASQLLSLLVAKRALEDAGYSDHTTERENVSVIFGAEGGNDLATSYGFRAFYPQVFGTLPPELDEALPKFTEDSFPGILANVISGRITNRLDLGGRNYTVDAACASSLAALELACQELVLEKSDMVLAGGTDLHNGINDYLMFSNTHALSKKGRCKTFDKEADGIALGEGVAVVVLKRLEDAERDNDRIYAVIKGVGGASDGKSLGLTAPRKTGQLRALERAYEQAGVSPGEITLIEAHGTGTVVGDKTEISALDTLMVQAGALKNQVQLGSVKTQIGHTKCAAGLAGLIKTALALYHGIKPPTIQLENPNPFYNKTTSPFSFNITAGLWNDEKKYAGVSAFGFGGTNFHTVLEASRKEISPKSVLEVWPSELLVFRGTTYEEAMIVLKKTVAILSVNETLKLRDIAYSLFRYNEAPIQVTVVASTPLDALQKLEKTLVSEKVSGVYRTHPQKGKVAFMFPGQGSQRVNMAKALFVSLPSMRKIIEQYQELEQLVFPATVFDADSKKAQKEAIKSTEVAQPLLGIVDMAIASFLKQLGIVPDMVAGHSYGELPALCFAGAIKQETLVPLSIHRAQAILDAIEEDPGTMLSVSIAKERLEEIIAAEEGVTLANNNAPTQQIVAGTTAAITKLEKKLKDHKIACRRIEVACAFHSPLIKKAKENYLRYLKTIDIEVPKYQVWSNTTATHYPTSKEAIKERLADHLIQPVKFQEEVQQMYDDNARIFIEVGPGNVLTSLVKSCLGNEVIAIDTEHRNQEGIPYLLHAIAQYIATGKTILYEKLFEGRKKALIDLDQPEHYKKPKTTWLVNGHYTRPLYGEMPKHGAFPITSAIQLHNAKQTTMYTPDITQREALIHEYLSNVKSMVDAQRDVILGYLGQPVPEHYEGSKEVIHTIEALKKTPQNGQVHSNETPVKEVQREIDVKAVLLSIVADKTGYPEEMLGMEMDLEADLSIDSIKRMEIIGALKETLGGLKVAGKTEEELIEELAAIKTLKGLINWLQEHNQKSKETTDITVAATEMPKKKNVQEILIAVVSDKTGYPEEMLGMEMDLEADLSIDSIKRMEIIGELRTALGGFEVKGKTEEELIEELTAIKTIQGLITWISNNDTSDTSTDHIMEEQSSVTKENILTRQKITLTRQAGAPKEKRILEGKKIAITDEGSSLVQTIKKQLEDKGMLVTIVSENEELHTYDGLILLDILTSPKRPKITDFVSQVQQLDAKKAIWVYAVSDLKSYLETSKDLKMLRNFQGYAGFLKSLDKEWEQVQCKTINLETQLSEERIAEILIDELVLVDDHAEVFYDDTERKTFELVRETLTNQSTPEMTIDKDGVVLVLGGAQGITAEMMVRFSQEYPCNYVLVGRSSDPRKEKEDRWTTTYSIAEIKKKLIQEGILKKPAQIEAKAKQLFKRNQVLRTIKSLEKNGAIVTYHSIDLRVEKRLEELIDSLYDQFGRIDGVIHGAGLLEDKLFQNKTIESFERVFTTKVTPLRIIAEKLREDVQFVVLFSSVASVYGNKGQTDYAAANSVLDEYAWELKERLQGKVISINWGPWKGAGMVSSSLEKEYERRGIGLIPLEEGIETFINEVKYGTDSQVLIMAE encoded by the coding sequence ATGAATTCACACAAGATTATAGCTATTACTCCTTTTGAGTACCCATGTTCAGATTTTCTTATAGCACTATTAGAAACAACTGCATTTCCCATTCTACATTTAGGATATAATAAAAAAATAGCAGAAGAAGCGATTTCATCAATTATTCGTAAGACCACTAAGCCTTTTGGAGTTTGTATGACTAAAAACGGAGTGATAGATCTATCACTTCCAGAACAGGTAACATTGGTTATCTCTGATACAATGACAGCTATTGATAATTATGAAAATAAAAAAGTCTTTATTCAGGCGAATAGTGCACAAGAAGGGATAGAAATAGCAAAAAAGAAGGCTGTTGATGGGCTTATTATCAAAGGGAACGAGTCTGGTGGTTTTGTAGGAGATACCTCCGCTTTTATCATGTTTCAGCAGTTAATAAATACAATAGAAAAACCCATATGGATTCAGGGAGGAATAGGAATGCATACAGCGCCTGCATTTATTTTATCTGGAGCAAGGGGAGTAGTTCTAGACAGTCAGTTAGCTCTTTTTTCTAAAGGAAGATTATCGGATGAAACTAAAAAAATACTAGAAAAGCCGGATGGTATTACTACCAAAATTATAGAAGGGAATAGAGTATTGGTTCGTCCGGATTCACCAGCTATTTCTTCCGGAAGTATAAGATCGTATCTGGGGGCACTCAATCACAAGGAAGGTTATATTTCTTTGGGGCAGGATGCTTCTTTTGCAAAAGGGTTCAAAGAGCGTTTCAGAAGTCTTAAAAAAATGATTTTTGGATTAGAAGAAGCCATTCATGCACATATTAAACAAGTAAAATCAGAATCGGTTTTGAAAGAAGGAAATCCTTTGGCAAAAGATTTGGCTATTCGATTTCCGATTGCTCAGGGACCAATGACCCGGGTTAGTGATACCCCGGAGTTTGCTAATTCGGTAGCAACAGCAGGAGGGATCCCTTTTATCGCTTTATCTCTGGTCAAAGGAGAAAAAGCCAAGACAATGATCTCAGAAACTAAAGAATTATTAGGAAATAAAACATGGGGGGTCGGAATTCTGGGATTTGCTCCGGCAGAAGTAAGAGAAGAACAATTAAGTTATATAAAAGAAGCAAAACCTCCGGTAGTATTAATTGCAGGAGGAAGACCTTCGCAAGCAAAGCCCCTGGAAGCTATTGGAATCAAAACATTCTTACATGTTCCTTCTACCAGTTTATTAGATATGTATCTCAAAGAAGGAGCCAGAGGGTTTGTTTTTGAAGGTAGAGAATGTGGAGGGCATGTCGGACCACTATCGAGTCTGGTATTATGGGAGCGACAAGTAGAGCGATTATTACAAGAAGATAACCTGGAAGATATCCGTATTCTTTTTGCAGGAGGAATTCACGATGCAAGATCCGCAGCTATGGTAAGTACAATAGCAGCTCCATTAGCATTTAAAGGGGCTAAAATAGGGGTCTTGATGGGAACCTCATATCTCTTTACCCAAGAAGCCGTAGAAAGTGGTGCCATATTACCTCAATTTCAGCATCAGGCAATAGAAAAAAGTGAAACAACTTTACTGGAAACAGCTCCAGGGCATGAGACCCGTTGTCTAAAAACCCCTTATGTTGACTTTTTTACACACGAAAAAAGAAATTATATCTCCAAAGGCACCGATAAAAAAGAAATATGGGCAGAATTAGAACAATTAAATGTCGGTCGATTGCGAATAGCTTCCAAAGGAATAGAAAGAAAAGGAAGCATACTGGAAAAAGTCTCTGATGCGGAGCAGCTACAGACAGGAATGTATATGATTGGTGATGTGGCAGCTTTGAGAGATAAAGTTACTACCATGGATCAGTTACACAAAGAGATTACTGAAGGTAGTATCGAGATGATACATAAGGCAAGCGTACCTGCGTACCCCCAGCGACATAAGAAATCTCTTGATGTAGCAATTGTAGGAATGTCATGTATATTTCCCGGAGCTAAAAATCTGGACGAATACTGGACAAATATTGTTACAGGGAAAAACTGTGTAACAGAAGTTCCTGATGATCGATGGAATAAAGATATTTATTATAATAATGATTCGGTAGCATGCGATAAGTCGGATTCAAAATGGGGAGGATTTATTCCGGAAATAGATTTTGATCCTATGGAGTTTGGGATTCCTCCACAATCATTAGCCTCTATTGATGCTTCACAATTGTTGAGCCTGCTGGTTGCTAAGCGTGCATTAGAAGATGCAGGGTATTCGGATCATACTACAGAACGGGAAAATGTATCTGTAATTTTTGGAGCGGAAGGAGGAAATGATCTGGCGACAAGTTATGGATTCAGAGCATTTTACCCACAAGTATTTGGGACACTTCCTCCTGAGTTAGACGAAGCATTACCAAAGTTTACCGAGGATTCTTTTCCCGGGATTTTAGCCAATGTTATTTCGGGGAGAATTACGAATCGGTTAGACCTCGGAGGAAGAAACTATACTGTAGATGCAGCTTGTGCATCGTCTTTGGCAGCCTTAGAATTAGCCTGTCAGGAGTTGGTTTTAGAAAAATCAGATATGGTACTGGCAGGGGGAACAGACCTACATAATGGGATCAATGACTATTTAATGTTTTCCAACACCCATGCATTGTCAAAAAAAGGAAGGTGCAAAACCTTTGACAAAGAAGCAGATGGGATCGCATTGGGAGAAGGCGTAGCAGTAGTCGTACTAAAAAGATTGGAAGATGCAGAGAGAGATAACGATCGTATATACGCTGTTATCAAAGGAGTGGGAGGAGCAAGTGACGGAAAAAGTTTGGGACTTACTGCTCCCAGAAAAACAGGGCAGCTCAGAGCTCTGGAGAGAGCCTACGAACAAGCAGGGGTTTCCCCTGGAGAAATCACTCTGATAGAAGCACATGGAACAGGAACTGTAGTAGGTGATAAAACAGAAATCAGTGCATTAGATACCTTGATGGTACAGGCAGGTGCTTTAAAAAATCAAGTGCAGTTAGGGTCGGTTAAGACGCAAATAGGGCATACTAAATGTGCAGCGGGGTTAGCAGGTCTTATTAAAACTGCTTTGGCATTATATCACGGAATAAAACCTCCGACAATTCAGTTAGAAAATCCGAATCCGTTTTATAATAAAACCACCAGCCCTTTTTCATTTAATATTACAGCCGGATTATGGAATGACGAAAAGAAATATGCGGGAGTAAGTGCATTTGGATTTGGAGGAACTAATTTTCATACGGTTTTAGAAGCTTCCAGAAAAGAAATATCTCCAAAGTCAGTATTGGAAGTTTGGCCATCAGAATTATTAGTATTCAGAGGAACAACCTATGAAGAAGCGATGATAGTTCTTAAGAAAACAGTAGCTATACTTTCGGTAAATGAAACACTGAAACTAAGAGATATCGCTTATAGTCTCTTTCGATATAATGAAGCTCCGATTCAGGTTACTGTAGTAGCGAGTACGCCCTTGGATGCTTTGCAAAAATTGGAAAAAACCTTGGTGTCAGAAAAAGTATCCGGAGTATATAGAACCCATCCTCAAAAAGGAAAAGTAGCCTTTATGTTTCCAGGTCAGGGAAGCCAGCGAGTGAATATGGCCAAAGCTCTTTTTGTGTCCTTACCATCTATGCGAAAAATAATAGAACAGTACCAAGAGCTGGAGCAGCTGGTATTTCCAGCTACTGTTTTTGATGCAGACTCTAAAAAGGCACAAAAAGAAGCGATCAAAAGTACGGAGGTAGCGCAACCTCTTTTAGGAATTGTAGATATGGCTATAGCCTCGTTTTTAAAGCAATTAGGAATTGTACCGGATATGGTGGCAGGTCATAGTTATGGAGAATTGCCAGCCCTGTGTTTTGCCGGAGCTATCAAACAAGAAACATTAGTTCCGTTAAGTATTCATAGAGCACAGGCAATTTTAGACGCTATAGAAGAAGATCCCGGAACCATGTTGTCTGTATCTATAGCAAAAGAAAGACTGGAAGAAATAATAGCTGCAGAAGAAGGAGTAACCTTGGCAAATAATAATGCTCCGACACAACAAATTGTAGCAGGTACGACAGCGGCGATAACAAAACTGGAAAAGAAATTAAAAGATCATAAAATAGCTTGCAGGAGAATAGAAGTCGCTTGCGCATTTCATAGTCCTCTTATTAAAAAAGCAAAAGAAAATTATCTGCGGTATTTAAAAACCATCGATATAGAAGTACCAAAATATCAGGTTTGGTCCAATACAACAGCAACACATTATCCTACAAGTAAAGAAGCTATAAAAGAAAGGTTGGCGGATCATCTGATACAACCTGTAAAATTTCAGGAAGAAGTGCAGCAAATGTATGATGACAATGCGAGAATATTTATAGAAGTAGGACCGGGGAATGTATTGACCTCATTAGTAAAAAGCTGTCTGGGTAATGAAGTAATTGCAATTGATACAGAACATCGAAATCAGGAAGGAATTCCATATCTGTTGCATGCAATCGCCCAATATATAGCCACCGGAAAAACGATTCTCTATGAAAAACTATTCGAAGGAAGAAAAAAGGCACTGATAGATCTAGATCAACCAGAACATTATAAGAAACCAAAAACAACCTGGTTGGTGAATGGACATTATACAAGACCTCTCTATGGAGAGATGCCTAAGCATGGAGCATTCCCAATAACATCCGCAATTCAGTTACATAACGCCAAACAAACAACAATGTATACTCCTGATATCACACAAAGAGAAGCTCTGATTCACGAATATCTATCCAATGTAAAATCCATGGTAGATGCTCAGCGAGATGTTATTCTTGGATACTTGGGGCAGCCTGTTCCCGAACACTATGAAGGTTCGAAAGAAGTAATACATACAATTGAAGCTCTCAAAAAAACACCACAAAATGGGCAAGTTCATAGCAATGAAACTCCTGTTAAAGAAGTGCAAAGAGAAATAGATGTCAAGGCTGTTCTACTGAGTATTGTAGCTGATAAAACAGGGTACCCGGAAGAGATGTTAGGAATGGAAATGGATCTGGAAGCAGATTTGAGTATTGATTCTATAAAAAGAATGGAGATCATTGGGGCATTAAAAGAAACATTAGGAGGGTTAAAGGTAGCAGGTAAAACAGAAGAAGAATTGATAGAAGAACTGGCAGCAATCAAAACGCTAAAAGGATTGATCAATTGGTTACAGGAACACAATCAGAAAAGTAAAGAAACTACGGATATTACTGTAGCCGCAACTGAAATGCCTAAAAAGAAAAATGTACAAGAAATATTAATAGCGGTCGTATCAGATAAAACAGGATATCCGGAAGAGATGTTGGGAATGGAAATGGATCTGGAAGCAGACTTGAGTATTGATTCTATAAAAAGAATGGAAATTATAGGAGAGTTGAGAACGGCTTTGGGAGGTTTTGAAGTAAAGGGTAAAACAGAAGAAGAATTGATAGAAGAGTTAACAGCGATTAAAACCATACAGGGATTGATCACCTGGATCTCCAATAATGATACTTCAGATACTTCAACTGATCACATAATGGAAGAACAGTCTTCAGTTACAAAAGAAAATATACTGACACGCCAAAAAATCACTTTGACCAGGCAAGCGGGGGCTCCAAAAGAAAAAAGAATATTAGAGGGGAAGAAAATTGCTATAACGGACGAAGGGAGTAGCCTGGTTCAAACCATAAAAAAACAACTGGAAGATAAAGGAATGTTAGTAACCATTGTGTCAGAAAATGAAGAACTGCATACATATGATGGTTTGATATTACTAGACATATTAACATCTCCCAAAAGACCTAAAATCACCGATTTTGTATCACAGGTACAGCAGTTAGATGCTAAAAAAGCAATATGGGTATATGCGGTATCTGATCTAAAAAGTTATTTGGAGACATCAAAAGATCTAAAAATGCTAAGAAACTTTCAGGGATATGCCGGTTTCTTAAAAAGTTTGGATAAGGAGTGGGAACAAGTACAATGCAAAACCATAAATCTGGAGACCCAATTATCCGAAGAACGCATTGCAGAAATACTAATAGATGAGTTAGTACTAGTGGATGATCATGCAGAAGTTTTTTATGATGATACAGAGCGGAAAACATTTGAGTTAGTCCGGGAAACATTAACGAATCAATCAACACCTGAGATGACTATTGATAAAGATGGGGTCGTTCTTGTTCTAGGAGGAGCTCAGGGAATAACAGCGGAGATGATGGTGCGCTTTTCTCAGGAATATCCGTGTAACTATGTGCTGGTAGGAAGATCTTCAGATCCTAGAAAAGAAAAAGAAGATCGTTGGACAACCACCTATTCAATAGCAGAAATCAAAAAGAAACTAATCCAGGAAGGAATATTAAAGAAACCGGCACAGATAGAAGCAAAAGCAAAGCAATTGTTCAAAAGGAATCAAGTGCTACGCACCATAAAATCCTTAGAGAAAAATGGCGCCATAGTCACCTATCATTCGATAGACCTCAGAGTAGAAAAGAGGCTGGAAGAATTAATAGATTCCCTGTATGACCAATTTGGAAGAATAGATGGGGTCATCCATGGTGCAGGACTCTTGGAAGACAAATTATTTCAAAACAAAACCATAGAATCTTTTGAAAGAGTATTCACGACGAAGGTTACTCCGCTTAGAATCATCGCAGAAAAATTGAGAGAAGATGTACAATTTGTGGTATTGTTCTCCAGTGTAGCATCCGTTTATGGAAATAAAGGACAAACTGATTATGCTGCAGCCAATAGCGTGTTGGATGAATATGCCTGGGAATTAAAAGAACGCTTACAAGGAAAAGTGATCTCAATCAATTGGGGACCCTGGAAAGGAGCAGGCATGGTATCCTCTTCCCTAGAAAAAGAATACGAACGTAGAGGAATAGGCTTGATTCCGCTGGAAGAAGGAATAGAAACTTTTATAAATGAAGTAAAATACGGAACAGATAGTCAGGTATTGATCATGGCTGAGTAA
- a CDS encoding YncE family protein has product MKKAVLFLMMGVCVLLLSCDTDIATSENQVIEGDQDQKKNDRSWYSGKEYFLVANRGSATVSVFNAKNTEFIKDITLPDPGAQPTYLAHSRRKSRIYVGDFINKKVVYYDSATFELEGEIDIEEGAFHMWLNDRVGQLWVNNIVSRTTSVIDLNTNTVIETLSLPVNEIPELTENAVQHDVTISPSGVAAYVTILDGADKSYVVMYSTRTMKYLKHEEVGGDAHLLPVGYKLYVPAQNENKLTVFSRFNLSKLGEVPFESTHGVANSRRFIFTTGIGVNKIGVLDRYTNKVVSEITTTYDIPHNLAVNRRGTILFLSHSGGTATKVVFYRIKRNGQLEEISAHDSGTNPFGVLSY; this is encoded by the coding sequence ATGAAAAAAGCAGTTTTATTTTTAATGATGGGAGTATGCGTATTATTGTTATCATGTGATACGGATATTGCAACTTCCGAGAATCAAGTAATAGAAGGGGATCAGGATCAAAAAAAGAACGATAGATCATGGTATTCGGGAAAAGAATATTTTCTGGTAGCCAATAGAGGTTCTGCTACTGTGAGTGTTTTTAATGCAAAAAATACAGAATTTATCAAAGACATCACACTTCCTGATCCAGGAGCACAACCCACTTATTTAGCACATAGTAGAAGAAAAAGTAGAATATATGTGGGAGATTTCATTAATAAGAAAGTCGTGTATTATGATAGTGCTACTTTTGAGTTAGAGGGAGAAATTGATATAGAAGAAGGTGCTTTTCATATGTGGTTGAATGACCGTGTAGGACAGTTGTGGGTTAATAATATCGTATCAAGAACAACTTCTGTCATTGACTTGAATACCAATACAGTTATAGAAACATTGTCTTTGCCGGTGAATGAAATTCCGGAATTGACAGAAAATGCAGTACAGCATGATGTGACCATTTCACCTAGTGGAGTTGCGGCATATGTAACGATATTAGATGGAGCTGATAAAAGCTATGTAGTGATGTATAGTACGCGAACAATGAAATATCTAAAACATGAAGAAGTAGGGGGAGATGCCCATTTATTACCAGTTGGCTATAAATTATATGTGCCGGCTCAAAATGAAAATAAATTGACAGTATTTAGCCGTTTTAACCTGAGTAAACTGGGAGAAGTTCCGTTTGAGTCTACACATGGAGTAGCCAATAGCAGGCGATTTATCTTTACCACAGGAATTGGTGTAAATAAAATAGGAGTTTTAGATCGATATACGAATAAAGTAGTTTCTGAGATAACAACAACATATGATATACCTCACAATCTGGCAGTCAATAGGAGAGGAACCATTTTATTTTTGTCTCATTCAGGAGGGACAGCAACCAAAGTCGTTTTTTATCGCATAAAAAGAAATGGACAATTAGAAGAAATTTCAGCACATGATTCGGGAACAAATCCGTTTGGAGTTCTAAGCTATTAA
- a CDS encoding AAA family ATPase, with amino-acid sequence MKIIIFGASGSGTTTLGRELAKVLSCPHLDVDDYYWKKTVPPFQLKIPLKERNLALWKDYSLHPSVVLSGSLVSWGPEWEHAFELAVFLYIPPGIRLERLRKREELRYGTSLNTDIAIRKNSSDFLNWAAQYDDPNFEGRSISIHHQWIQKLSCPVLKIEGDTSRKDRLHSTLEQIHILKNKKKPLE; translated from the coding sequence ATGAAAATTATAATTTTTGGCGCTTCCGGTTCTGGTACTACCACATTGGGTAGAGAATTAGCAAAAGTGCTTTCCTGCCCTCATTTAGATGTTGATGACTATTACTGGAAAAAAACAGTTCCTCCTTTTCAGCTAAAAATACCTCTTAAAGAGCGTAATCTTGCCTTATGGAAAGATTATTCCTTACATCCATCTGTCGTTCTTAGTGGGTCATTAGTAAGCTGGGGGCCTGAATGGGAACATGCTTTTGAGCTTGCTGTATTTTTATACATTCCTCCAGGCATTCGATTAGAACGCTTGCGAAAAAGAGAAGAATTGCGTTATGGAACTTCCCTGAATACTGATATAGCAATCCGGAAAAACTCTTCTGATTTTCTAAATTGGGCAGCTCAATATGATGATCCTAATTTTGAAGGAAGGAGTATCAGCATTCATCATCAATGGATACAAAAACTCAGCTGTCCTGTTCTAAAAATTGAAGGAGATACCAGCCGGAAAGATCGCTTACACAGTACCTTGGAACAAATACACATATTAAAAAATAAAAAAAAGCCACTTGAATAA
- a CDS encoding thioesterase II family protein has translation MKIIALPFAGGNKYSFRKLEKHVPPSIQWITLELPGRGSRFKESRLEDISLMIEDLLRQIKPHIEESPYMIYGHSMGTLLGYELTKALMQLSYKLPECLFFTGRGAPNKVTFTKKSTLPKDVFWKEVEEMGGLPKELLEYEDLLDLNYPILKGDFKAIEDYVFTPMTSLFPMPLYVCMGEEEIGEGPGKTSIDCIKAWNEKTDAPQKIQWMHGDHFFILKNPKEIVDRIVNAFHEATGVIANF, from the coding sequence ATGAAGATTATAGCATTGCCATTTGCAGGAGGAAATAAGTATAGTTTTAGAAAACTAGAAAAACATGTTCCCCCTTCTATACAGTGGATAACATTAGAGTTACCAGGAAGAGGGAGTCGATTTAAAGAGTCACGTCTGGAAGATATTTCTCTGATGATAGAAGATTTGCTTAGGCAGATAAAACCTCATATAGAGGAAAGCCCTTATATGATATATGGTCATAGTATGGGGACATTGTTGGGATATGAATTAACAAAAGCATTAATGCAGTTATCATATAAGCTTCCGGAATGTTTATTTTTTACCGGGAGGGGAGCTCCGAATAAAGTCACCTTTACCAAGAAATCAACACTTCCCAAAGATGTTTTTTGGAAAGAAGTAGAAGAGATGGGTGGGTTACCCAAAGAGTTACTGGAGTATGAAGATCTTTTGGATTTGAATTATCCGATTCTCAAAGGAGATTTCAAAGCTATTGAAGACTACGTATTTACTCCAATGACTTCATTATTTCCAATGCCGTTATATGTCTGTATGGGAGAAGAAGAAATAGGAGAAGGTCCCGGAAAAACTTCGATTGATTGTATCAAAGCATGGAATGAAAAAACAGATGCTCCTCAAAAAATACAGTGGATGCATGGAGATCATTTTTTTATTCTGAAAAATCCCAAAGAAATTGTAGATAGAATTGTCAATGCATTTCATGAAGCAACTGGTGTCATAGCTAATTTTTAA
- a CDS encoding MupA/Atu3671 family FMN-dependent luciferase-like monooxygenase encodes MEFGIMFFASSEDSLSNNIYDLVKKCTIYGDQNGFSSVWVPERHFTEFGGAYNNPAVLQAALSSITNRIRLNSGSVVMALHDPIRVAEEWAMVDNLSNGRAGIAIASGWNPSDFAFFPSNYKNKHEVMHRNLSVVRKLWKGETIDRLSGDGKMTPIRIYPSLVQEEIPLHLTVSGNPDGFRKGGELGINILTSVLDQTVEELAEKIKIYRQARLEHGFDPKAGKVSLMLHTYIGTDDEKAKEEARDPYCSFLKRNRKLFEGLAHNRDRSFSLSNLEEDELDDFVDFLYDRFTNTKGMIGDKESCHALVKEVMEAGVDEIVCLLDFGPPADKILENLQNIKELKEAYQLVEA; translated from the coding sequence ATGGAATTTGGAATTATGTTCTTCGCCAGTAGCGAAGATTCCTTATCAAACAATATATATGATTTGGTAAAAAAATGTACCATTTATGGGGATCAAAATGGTTTTTCATCGGTATGGGTACCCGAAAGACATTTTACAGAATTCGGAGGAGCTTATAATAATCCGGCTGTACTTCAGGCAGCATTGTCTAGTATTACGAACAGGATAAGGCTCAATAGTGGTAGTGTGGTGATGGCACTTCACGATCCCATACGAGTAGCAGAGGAATGGGCAATGGTAGATAATCTTTCTAATGGAAGGGCAGGAATAGCAATTGCTTCTGGTTGGAACCCTAGTGATTTTGCTTTTTTTCCTTCCAATTATAAAAACAAACATGAGGTAATGCATAGAAACTTATCAGTGGTTAGGAAGCTGTGGAAGGGAGAAACCATTGATAGGTTGAGTGGTGACGGGAAGATGACTCCCATTCGCATTTATCCTTCATTAGTTCAAGAAGAAATCCCATTACATCTTACTGTAAGTGGAAACCCAGATGGATTTAGGAAAGGAGGAGAACTGGGGATTAATATTCTGACATCTGTATTAGATCAAACAGTGGAAGAGCTGGCAGAAAAAATTAAAATATACAGACAAGCAAGGCTTGAGCATGGTTTTGATCCAAAAGCAGGAAAAGTATCTTTAATGCTTCATACGTATATAGGAACAGATGATGAAAAAGCAAAAGAAGAAGCCAGAGATCCGTATTGTAGCTTTTTGAAACGAAATAGAAAACTCTTTGAAGGCTTGGCACATAATAGAGATCGAAGTTTTTCTCTAAGTAACTTAGAAGAGGATGAATTAGATGATTTTGTAGATTTTTTATACGATCGGTTTACAAATACGAAAGGCATGATAGGGGATAAAGAATCATGTCATGCATTAGTAAAAGAAGTTATGGAGGCAGGAGTAGACGAAATCGTTTGCCTATTGGATTTTGGTCCCCCAGCTGATAAAATTCTAGAGAATCTTCAAAATATAAAAGAATTAAAAGAGGCATATCAATTAGTTGAGGCCTGA